In Penaeus vannamei isolate JL-2024 unplaced genomic scaffold, ASM4276789v1 unanchor285, whole genome shotgun sequence, the DNA window CTTATATCCTTCTAATTGCAGGTCAGAcagatgaaaatatttatatagtgCAGACTGGACgtttgagtgtgtacgtgtgtgagccaGATGGCACTACCACCTTTACGCTAAAAGAGGTCTTACCTGGAGAGTCTATCATCTCGCTGCTGTCTTTCTGTGATGTCTTGACTGGCCATCCACAGCCGTACAAAACTGTCGAAGCCAAAGCAGAAGAAGACTCCATTGTTATGAAATTTCCTGTAAAAGTCTTTGAGGAGACATTCCGCAAACACCCTGACATGTTTGTACGTGTTATTCAGATCATCATGGTCAGGCTGATGCGTGTGACATTTACGGCACTTCATCAGTACCTTGGGCTTTCAGCAGAGCTTATAAATAAGGTAAGTGTTTGGGACTAATACATTGATctctttttcataatcattatacacAGGTGATAAAAAAATAGTCATTTAATTTCAAAAACAAATCATCATGTACAAATTAAAAAGTACAGACAGTCATTTCACttcataagtaaatgaataatattgtaatttgaaaataaacaaaaataagaaataagaacatAAGAAAGTATATGGATTAGAAATACATATGAATGATTATTACACTTTGTAAGAAAATATTAGAATTAGTCATAACAAAGAGAAGACTTGAAATTATTAGGAGACACTGACTACGGCTGAAAagatttctcttttgtctttttctttctatggaaACACAGCTTGTATGTACcaaagagtttttttcttttttcttttgtgtcccacaatgtattttttttttaacttgcatAATACTATGGCATGATCAGTATGTCTTTTGCTAGTGACACTAAAggggatttttaaaaatctttgaaTTTGTGTTGTTGCTCTTATTCATTAACAGATGGATCTTTGCTCTTGttatttatctccttcttttccttgttagTTGCACATTACAGTTTGCATTGTATTGTGTTTCTGAGACAGCTTTTAAAAGAAGCAGATTATTTCAGTGTAGTGCGTGTAGATTATTTCTTCTGCATTAATGtagaaaagtttatatatatttttgattaaatttatatgtaattttttacCTGAATAAACTACAATGTCATTGGGCCTGTTCAATAAACAAATTTATTAGATAAGTTTGGAAGACTTGAAAATATTACTGTTGATATAAAGCTTGAtaagggaaaataaggagagcatatgtatgtattactttgtatatgtttatgttttttacaGGTGCCTAGAAGAGGGAGTACAGGCAATATTGTTCCTTCTTTAGCATCTCCCAACAAAGTGAAACGGGACAGTTTATCAACCcctgatggtgatggggatgacgaaGGAGAACACCAGGGTCCAGAGACACCTGTGAGGCAAGGCAGTCAGAGGAAAATTGTCCTTGTTGATCCAAAGGATGAGCAAGATGATGCTCATACCTTGAAGCTGGCCACGGAAAAATTCCAGGGACTCCTACACCTAGAGTCTGATGAGATCCTACAGGGGGCTGTGCAGGTGAGGGATGTGCCAGCTGGGTCCTTCCTCATGAAGCAGGATTCAATGCAAGAAGCAGCTCTGGTGTACATTCTCATGGGCACGCTGACAGTGTCCCAACATGCTCCTGACACGCCTGATGATGTTCTTCTGTTCACTGCACATCCTGGGGACCTTGTGGGAGGCTTAGCTGTGCTTTCAGGTGACCCATCTTTCTTCACCGTAAAGGCAAAACATTCAGCTCGAGTGGCATCTATCAGCAAAGAAACATTTTATGCGTGAGTTTTATAGAGTAGAAGTGTCTGTCATTGAGATCATGGCTGAAATTTAATCAGTATTTAcacttgaataaataaaaaatatgttctTGAATATTGTTGtaatgtgagaaaaaaagaaaaatgacattatCTTGGAAATCCACAGTATCATCAAGAAAACACCAGAGGTTGTATTGCATGTTGCCAACACTGTCCTTCGTCGTATGTCACCTTTCGTGAGACAGATTGATTTTGCCCTTGACTGGGAACATCTGGAGGCTGGTCGAGCTCTCTACAAGTAAGTCAAACAGAAGCTAAGTAGAAGAGATTTATAGAGCTGGAGGATTTagtaaggaataatgataaacttagaaaagaaatatattcctCAAGAAACGGGAAATAAAGCGAAATAGATGCATTAATATTTGCTGAACCTTCTGATTTTTGCAGACAAGGCCAGAAAACAGATGCAACCTTTATTGTTTTAAGTGGTCGTTTACGATCTGTTATCACCTTGAAAGATGGCAGGAAGGAAGTTGTTGCTGAATATGGCAAGGGCGATCTTGTTGGAATTGTAAGTAATAGATAACAATATTAGTTTTGATTTGGATATTAGTGCcaaataagatttttaaaatgatGATTTTATCTGAAATTTAGAGATATTTTGAGAATGTTATTAAATTTTGAAACAAATATATTCTGTAGCTAGTAGATGTGTTTGATATGTAATTAATCAATATTCATGATATCCCAACAGGTGGAGCTGTTATCTTTCATTCATTACGCTACGCTCCAACCTCTtacattgataatatatatagatttaaataatacacacacacatgcatatatatatatatatatatatatatatatatatatatatatatacatatatatatatatatatatatatatatatgtgtgtgtgtgtgtgtgtgtgtgtgtgtgtgtgtgtgtgtgtgtgtgtgtgtgtgtgtgtttgtgtgtgtgtgtgtgtgtgtgtatatatgtatatacatatatatatatatatatacatatatatatatatatatatatatatatatatatatatctgtgtgtgtacataaatatgtacatatatatatatatatatatatatatatatatatatatatatatatatatatatatatatgcatatatatatattatatatatatatatttatatatatatatatatatatatatatatatgtatatatgtgtatatatatatatgtatatatgtatatatgtgtatatatatatatatatatatatatatatatatatatatacacacacaaaagtacacacacacacacacacacatatatatatatatatatatatatatatatatatatatatatatatatatatatatatatatatatatatatacatatatctacacatatacacacatatatatatatatacttatatatacatatatatatacatatatatacatatatatataaatatatatatatatatatatatttatgtatatatatatatatatatatatatatatatatatatatatatatatatatatatatatatatatatatatatatctgtgtgtgtacataaatatataaatatatatatatatagatatatatatactatatatatatatatactatatatatatatattacatatagatatatatatatatagatatagatatagatatatatattatatatattatatatagatatatatatatatatatatatatatatattatatatatatatatatatatgtatatatatatatatgtatatatatatatgtatatatatatatatatatatataaatatatatatatatatgtatatatctgtgtgtgtgtgtgtgtacatatatttatatatatgcatatatatacatacatacatatgtatatatatatatatatatatatatatatatatatatatgtattaatattatattcatatatacatacatacatatatacatatatatatatatatatatatatatatatatatatatacatatgtatgtatgtatatatatatgtgggtgtgtgtgtgtatgagtgtatgtctatgtgcttgtatgtgcgtgtgtatgtgtgcgtgtgtgtgtgtgtgtgtatatatatatatatatatatatatatatatatatatatatatatgtatatatatgtgtatatatatatatatatatatatatatatatatatatatatatatatatatatatatgtatatatatatatgtgtatatatatatatatatatctgtgtgtgtgtgtgtacataaacatatatatatatatatatatatatatatatatatatatatatatatatatatatatatatatatatatatatatatatatatatatatatatatatatatatatatatatatatatctgtgtgtgtgtgtacataaatatatatatatataaatatatatatatatatatatatatatatatatatatatatatatatatatatatatatatatatatatatttatatatattatatatatatgtttatatatttatttatatatatatatatatatatatatatatatatatatatatatatgtatgtatatatatacatatacatatatatatatatatatatatatatatatatatatatatatatatatatgtatatgtatatatatatacatatatatatgtatatatgtatgtatatctatatatatatttatatttacatatatatatatatatatatatatatatatatatatatatatatagagagagagagagagagagagagagagagagagagagagagagagagagagagagagagagtgagagagagagagagagagagagagagagagagagacattgtatatatatatatatatatatatatatatatatatatatatatatatatatatatacaattatatatatatatattatctctctctctctttatatatatatatatatacatatatacatacacacacacacacacacaaacacacacacacacacacacacacacacacacacacacacacacacacacacacacacacacacacacacacatatatatatatatatatatatatatatatatatatatatatgtatgtacgtatataaatattcatacttacatacatatatactgtacatcatACGGTTttcataaaaatgtaaataagaaataaatacaacaaGTTGCATTTGATTGCCTTCACATGAAACGCGGAATAGAGGCTTTATTTCGCTGAGGACGTGAAACCTGAGATCAATTATCGTGTGAACAATTGGATGGGTTTTGTTCCTGTGTTTGGCTTCACATTTGATATCAGACAAAGGAATCAATATATAGGTCAGAAGGGGGAATGGAGTTTTGAAGTTATTCCTTCATTTCATGAAAGACAATTGTGCGTTTTCATTCACCGTTCTAAGATCATTCTAAAGTCGACTGTAGTAGTGGAAaagtaagattaagaaaaagagaagttatAACTTCACCAGCAACATTTTCGTGTTGATCAAAGATAGTCATCACGGAAGTTACCTCGAGCAAGCGGCTTGGGGAAAAGGAGGCACGACTGTGTGGGAGTACTGTTTAGAACTTCCTGTGACTTCCCCttgaagcatgtatatatatatgtgggtgtgtgtgtgtatgagtgtatgtgtatgtgcttgtatgtgcgtgtgtatgtgtgcgtgtgtgtgtttatatatatatatatatatatatatatatatatatatatatatatatatatatatatatacatatatatatatatatatatatatatatatatatatatatatatatatatatacacacacacataaatttacctatatatacctatctatctttatatatatatatatatatatatatatatatatatatatatatatatatatatatatatataaatatatatatatatatatatatatatatatatatatatatatatatgtgtgtgtgtgtgtgtgtgtgtgtgtgtgtgtgtgtgtgtgtgtgtgtgtgtgtgtatttatatatctgtatgtatatatgtgtatgtgtgtatagacacatagatatataatcatatatatatataaagatagatagatagatagatagatgaatagatagatagatagataaatatagatgtacttttgtatatttatataaacgtatatatttatacatatgtatatatacatatacaactatatatatatatatatatatatatatatatatatatatatatatatatatatatttatatatatatacatatatatatatatatatatatatatatataacatatatatatagatagatacatagatagatagatagatagatagatagatagatagatagatatagatatatacatctgtatatatatatatgtgtatatatatacatatatatttgtatgtatacatatatgtacatatatatacatatatatatgtatgtatacatatatatatacatatatatatatatatatacatatatatatatatacatatatacatatatatatacatatatatatatacatatatatatacatatctatatatatatatatatatatataaatatatatatttatatatgtttatatgtatgtatatatatatatatatatatatatatatatatgtatatatatataaatatatatatttatatatgtatatgtatattaatatgtacatacatacgtatatatatatatatatatatatatatatatatatatatatatatatatatatatatatatatatatatgcatattaatatgtacatacatacgtatatatatatatatatatatatatatatatatatatatatatatatatatatatatatatgtatattaatatgtacatacatacgtatatatatatatatatatatatatatatatatatatatatatatatatatatatatatatatgtatataaatatatatatatatatatatatatatatatatatatatgtatgtatatattaatatatatatatgtatgtatgtatgtatgtatacatatatatatgcacatgtatatatatatatatatatatatatatatatatatatatatatatatatatatatatatatatatatatatgtatgtatgtatgtatgtatatatatatatatatatatatatatatatatatatatatatatatatatacatatgtatgtatgtatgtatgtatatatatatatatatatatatatatatatatatatatatatatatatatatatatatatatatatatatttatatatatatatacacatatatgtatgtatatatatatatatatatatatatatatatatatatatatatatatatatatgtatatacatatatacatatatatatatatatatatatatatatatatatatatatatatatatatatatgtgtgtgtgtgtgtatatgtatggtatgtatatattaatatatatatatatatatatatatatataaatatatatatatatttttttatatacatatatatatatatgtatatatatatacataatatatacatatatatacatatatatacatttatatatatatatatatatatacatatatatatgtatatatatatatatacattaatatatatatatatatatatatatatatatatatgtatgtatatat includes these proteins:
- the LOC138860939 gene encoding neuropathy target esterase sws-like (The sequence of the model RefSeq protein was modified relative to this genomic sequence to represent the inferred CDS: added 285 bases not found in genome assembly) yields the protein MDSLVEVASLLQYHLYQCMIEYPVAFPLVSCALLALLVLVVCRLRTSSPKAITDEIKRELKSKVDDVKDFVGVGTRPRFRKRDKIYFYGRKMLRKVKANIPTRPVSSRYLARRFARQFLGRGERDSPQLEVIEPPAEYLQEDLIHFDPSVPAEFVFMLKNIRVFGHFDMPLFLELCKSVQTIHLYKGQPLFSVGQTDENIYIVQTGRLSVYVCEPDGTTTFTLKEVLPGESIISLLSFCDVLTGHPQPYKTVEAKAEEDSIVMKFPVKVFEETFRKHPDMFVRVIQIIMVRLMRVTFTALHQYLGLSAELINKVPRRGSTGNIVPSLASPNKVKRDSLSTPDGDGDDEGEHQGPETPVRQGSQRKIVLVDPKDEQDDAHTLKLATEKFQGLLHLESDEILQGAVQVRDVPAGSFLMKQDSMQEAALVYILMGTLTVSQHAPDTPDDVLLFTAHPGDLVGGLAVLSGDPSFFTVKAKHSARVASISKETFYAIIKKTPEVVLHVANTVLRRMSPFVRQIDFALDWEHLEAGRALYKQGQKTDATFIVLSGRLRSVITLKDGRKEVVAEYGKGDLVGIRLYFAEDVKPEINYRVNNWMGFVPVFGFTFDIRQRNQYIDSHHGSYLEQAAWGKGGTTVWEYCLELPVTSP